In Brachypodium distachyon strain Bd21 chromosome 2, Brachypodium_distachyon_v3.0, whole genome shotgun sequence, one genomic interval encodes:
- the LOC100832860 gene encoding serine/threonine-protein kinase AFC2 isoform X1, giving the protein MECLSEVPHAPLDRRPRKRQRLGWDVGPEIPQIKFCGQEVANVISAVTLGLSSSGVVSSQVAEELLHVATPPLREDDKDGHYVFAVGDNLTSRYRINAKMGEGTFGQVLECWDRERKEMVAVKIIRGIKKYRDAAMIEIGMLEQLCRYEKSRSSCVQIRNWFDYRNHICIVCEKLGPSLYDFLRKNNYRSFPIAVVREVAKQLLECIAFMHELRLIHTDLKPENILLVSPEYIKVPDYKVSSRSLKDGSYYKRLPKSSAIKVIDFGSTTYDQQDQSYVVSTRHYRAPEVILGLGWSYPCDVWSVGCILIELCTGEALFQTHENLEHLAMMEWVLGPLPYNMLKRRDRQAEKYVRKGRLNWPEGCASRESMKAVMKLPRLQNLVIQNVEHSAGDFIDLLEGLLRYDPDGRLTAQEALKHPFMTERSER; this is encoded by the exons ATGGAGTGCCTCTCCGAGGTTCCGCATGCGCCTCTTGACCGCCGCCCACGCAAGCGGCAGCGGCTGGGGTGGGACGTCGGCCCCGAGATCCCTCAG ATAAAATTTTGTGGGCAGGAAGTTGCTAATGTGATCAGCGCAGTAACTTTGGGGCTCTCTTCGAGTGGTGTTGTGTCATCTCAGGTGGCCGAAGAGCTCCTTCATGTTGCTACCCCTCCTCTGAGAGAAGATGACAAGGATGGACACTATGTTTTTGCTGTGGGAGACAACCTCACATCTCGCT ATAGGATTAATGCGAAAATGGGTGAAG GTACCTTCGGTCAGGTGTTGGAATGTTGGGATAgggaaagaaaagagatgGTGGCTGTTAAGATCATCAGAGGCATTAAGAAGTACAGGGATGCTGCAATGATAGAAATTGGCATGCTTGAGCAGCTTTGTAGATATGAAAAAAGTAGATCCAG TTGTGTTCAAATTCGGAACTGGTTTGACTATCGTAACCATATCTGTATT GTCTGTGAGAAGCTTGGACCAAGCTTATATGATTTTCTACGGAAAAACAATTACCGCTCATTCCCAATTGCCGTAGTTCGGGAGGTTGCCAAACAACTGTTGGAATGTATAGCAT TTATGCATGAATTGCGCCTCATTCACACTGATTTAAAGCCTGAGAACATTCTTCTAGTTTCTCCGGAGTACATTAAAGTGCCTGATTACAAA GTTTCATCCCGCTCCCTAAAGGATGGTTCCTATTACAAACGATTGCCCAAATCCAGTGCAATAAAGGTTATTGATTTTGGTAGCACGACATATGACCAGCAGGACCAGAGCTATGTGGTTTCTACTAGGCATTATCGGGCCCCAGAAGTTATCTTGG GACTGGGATGGAGTTACCCATGTGATGTCTGGAGTGTCGGTTGTATACTGATTGAACTGTGCACG GGAGAGGCATTGTTTCAAACTCATGAAAATCTGGAGCATCTAGCTATGATGGAGTGGGTGCTCGGTCCTCTGCCATACAACATGCTTAAAAGGCGAGA TCGACAAGCTGAGAAATATGTCAGAAAGGGCCGTTTAAACTGGCCTGAAGGATGTGCTTCACGGGAGAGCATGAAAGCTGTTATGAAGCTGCCGAGGCTCCAG AATCTGGTGATACAAAATGTAGAACACTCTGCTGGAGATTTCATAGATCTTCTGGAAGGGCTGCTAAGGTATGACCCAGATGGCCGGCTAACAGCCCAGGAAGCTCTTAAGCATCCATTCATGACAGAGCGGAGTGAGCGGTGA
- the LOC100832860 gene encoding serine/threonine-protein kinase AFC1 isoform X3, producing MKKVDPVMHELRLIHTDLKPENILLVSPEYIKVPDYKVSSRSLKDGSYYKRLPKSSAIKVIDFGSTTYDQQDQSYVVSTRHYRAPEVILGLGWSYPCDVWSVGCILIELCTGEALFQTHENLEHLAMMEWVLGPLPYNMLKRRDRQAEKYVRKGRLNWPEGCASRESMKAVMKLPRLQNLVIQNVEHSAGDFIDLLEGLLRYDPDGRLTAQEALKHPFMTERSER from the exons ATGAAAAAAGTAGATCCAG TTATGCATGAATTGCGCCTCATTCACACTGATTTAAAGCCTGAGAACATTCTTCTAGTTTCTCCGGAGTACATTAAAGTGCCTGATTACAAA GTTTCATCCCGCTCCCTAAAGGATGGTTCCTATTACAAACGATTGCCCAAATCCAGTGCAATAAAGGTTATTGATTTTGGTAGCACGACATATGACCAGCAGGACCAGAGCTATGTGGTTTCTACTAGGCATTATCGGGCCCCAGAAGTTATCTTGG GACTGGGATGGAGTTACCCATGTGATGTCTGGAGTGTCGGTTGTATACTGATTGAACTGTGCACG GGAGAGGCATTGTTTCAAACTCATGAAAATCTGGAGCATCTAGCTATGATGGAGTGGGTGCTCGGTCCTCTGCCATACAACATGCTTAAAAGGCGAGA TCGACAAGCTGAGAAATATGTCAGAAAGGGCCGTTTAAACTGGCCTGAAGGATGTGCTTCACGGGAGAGCATGAAAGCTGTTATGAAGCTGCCGAGGCTCCAG AATCTGGTGATACAAAATGTAGAACACTCTGCTGGAGATTTCATAGATCTTCTGGAAGGGCTGCTAAGGTATGACCCAGATGGCCGGCTAACAGCCCAGGAAGCTCTTAAGCATCCATTCATGACAGAGCGGAGTGAGCGGTGA
- the LOC100832860 gene encoding serine/threonine-protein kinase AFC2 isoform X2: MECLSEVPHAPLDRRPRKRQRLGWDVGPEIPQIKFCGQEVANVISAVTLGLSSSGVVSSQVAEELLHVATPPLREDDKDGHYVFAVGDNLTSRYRINAKMGEGTFGQVLECWDRERKEMVAVKIIRGIKKYRDAAMIEIGMLEQLCRYEKSRSSCVQIRNWFDYRNHICIVCEKLGPSLYDFLRKNNYRSFPIAVVREVAKQLLECIAFMHELRLIHTDLKPENILLVSPEYIKVPDYKVSSRSLKDGSYYKRLPKSSAIKVIDFGSTTYDQQDQSYVVSTRHYRAPEVILGLGWSYPCDVWSVGCILIELCTGEALFQTHENLEHLAMMEWVLGPLPYNMLKSRQAEKYVRKGRLNWPEGCASRESMKAVMKLPRLQNLVIQNVEHSAGDFIDLLEGLLRYDPDGRLTAQEALKHPFMTERSER; this comes from the exons ATGGAGTGCCTCTCCGAGGTTCCGCATGCGCCTCTTGACCGCCGCCCACGCAAGCGGCAGCGGCTGGGGTGGGACGTCGGCCCCGAGATCCCTCAG ATAAAATTTTGTGGGCAGGAAGTTGCTAATGTGATCAGCGCAGTAACTTTGGGGCTCTCTTCGAGTGGTGTTGTGTCATCTCAGGTGGCCGAAGAGCTCCTTCATGTTGCTACCCCTCCTCTGAGAGAAGATGACAAGGATGGACACTATGTTTTTGCTGTGGGAGACAACCTCACATCTCGCT ATAGGATTAATGCGAAAATGGGTGAAG GTACCTTCGGTCAGGTGTTGGAATGTTGGGATAgggaaagaaaagagatgGTGGCTGTTAAGATCATCAGAGGCATTAAGAAGTACAGGGATGCTGCAATGATAGAAATTGGCATGCTTGAGCAGCTTTGTAGATATGAAAAAAGTAGATCCAG TTGTGTTCAAATTCGGAACTGGTTTGACTATCGTAACCATATCTGTATT GTCTGTGAGAAGCTTGGACCAAGCTTATATGATTTTCTACGGAAAAACAATTACCGCTCATTCCCAATTGCCGTAGTTCGGGAGGTTGCCAAACAACTGTTGGAATGTATAGCAT TTATGCATGAATTGCGCCTCATTCACACTGATTTAAAGCCTGAGAACATTCTTCTAGTTTCTCCGGAGTACATTAAAGTGCCTGATTACAAA GTTTCATCCCGCTCCCTAAAGGATGGTTCCTATTACAAACGATTGCCCAAATCCAGTGCAATAAAGGTTATTGATTTTGGTAGCACGACATATGACCAGCAGGACCAGAGCTATGTGGTTTCTACTAGGCATTATCGGGCCCCAGAAGTTATCTTGG GACTGGGATGGAGTTACCCATGTGATGTCTGGAGTGTCGGTTGTATACTGATTGAACTGTGCACG GGAGAGGCATTGTTTCAAACTCATGAAAATCTGGAGCATCTAGCTATGATGGAGTGGGTGCTCGGTCCTCTGCCATACAACATGCTTAAAAG TCGACAAGCTGAGAAATATGTCAGAAAGGGCCGTTTAAACTGGCCTGAAGGATGTGCTTCACGGGAGAGCATGAAAGCTGTTATGAAGCTGCCGAGGCTCCAG AATCTGGTGATACAAAATGTAGAACACTCTGCTGGAGATTTCATAGATCTTCTGGAAGGGCTGCTAAGGTATGACCCAGATGGCCGGCTAACAGCCCAGGAAGCTCTTAAGCATCCATTCATGACAGAGCGGAGTGAGCGGTGA